A single window of Mugil cephalus isolate CIBA_MC_2020 chromosome 1, CIBA_Mcephalus_1.1, whole genome shotgun sequence DNA harbors:
- the LOC125013649 gene encoding protein translocase subunit SecA-like — translation MDESDRLTHQPIAHCLFPEEEVLNKLQGLVTNIKWSPAAVVDLFKALLKRFQSTSSSHTDLPSWMMEMLHCIEIHYITSSWKSKTGKTLMELVQDETVTDEHVKQCLADDTEKTLEEILEEIRQEKLNHIDEKLLDDVRDIVSSVDKKTENGVNGERSELKRDLEKLCTAVFKTAKFKPRLTQMVSWCLMALSKTGRLIQVGTGEGKSCIVAMFAAFRAMRGETVDIMSSSSVLAERDLNEWRNFYKCLKISVDCNTNKTDENLKKCYKCQVVYGTVEEFAGDWLRHHFERMDIFGQRKFQCAIVDEVDSLMLDKGHHVVYLSSDMPALQHLNSLLAFIWATANQFTKIGTNTLGQKYPFHQVVLENIKGKNVDEFTVLQIAEDTGLLAKGSVSDLRINPELLTEKSTSVTVDQLAVFFEVVERRFPSCQFSLHCINNNGELEEVNKRPQTGNEGKQTVSLVLVKGGFCQYMYSDSNSLLEAAEAQIKRALHFTPCELSYAKSRCYVPGFLSDLVNSKLKVWIENAFHAQTMKKDHEYIIETHGIVPVDFSCTGVVENNMKWSDGLQQFLEMKHESKLSDMTAITNYMSNVGLLQKYGHQIYGLSGTLGQQAETETLQKIYKGIKTCQIPSFKRRKLFEVEGLVLDDEKEWRKKVCDVVAAQIKPTSYRGQRAVLVICETIERAKLLHDALGGKAPNKKLYINNNMDNSAVTDQTLDSAVVIIATNLAGRGTDLKVSDSVKSAGGLFVVQTFLPKNARVEAQAFGRTARQGSPGSAQLIVCSSHLPEPLQLLVLMKKVQSLLETLTDFSPLHRAQFVMLLRLFQKGHIDEKTEEMSLTLSHILTENSKSEIKIVKQVRDNSVAKQLSSYLECDTPNLKKKEELFSRYLNILDDVYKSSNNKPAASDLLALNEFWGMWLLTHFNVKYSVEELKTRLNGDLHEARKKLSQRESPSSNLYHYTAFGNELRQNGNLGESIKMYSKAIEKDKCWAAIAYYNRAFAALTQQNRRQDPACLDRALEDLQNASRSVELYCEQLEVTHRYSTQTNDLSNDSVTRFDNHIIARYTVLMSFKENISEAIKKVDRARDIGGNVKVEESDVYFLVPLVYLLPLAVLSTESVRVVCSRDPLKTYQLISHPSFDIFIELKCLKSLGLTHVYTLDTLFSLGGFFSKIGSLYAIE, via the exons ATGGATGAATCTGATAGACTTACCCATCAACCCATTGCTCATTGTTTGTTTCCTGAAGAAGAGGTTCTGAACAAGCTGCAAGGACTGGTGACCAATATTAAATGGAGtccagctgctgttgttgacTTATTTAAAGCTCTTTTAAAGCGGTTTCAGTCAACGTCATCAAGCCATACAGATTTACCCTCATGGATGATGGAAATGTTGCACTGCATAGAGATTCATTATATTACGTCCAGCTGGAAGTCTAAAACAGGGAAGACTCTTATGGAGCTGGTCCAGGACGAAACTGTAACAGATGAACATGTCAAGCAGTGTTTAGCTGATGACACAGAGAAGACACTAGAGGAAATTCTGGAGGAAATCCGCCAAGAGAAGTTAAACCACATCGATGAAAAGCTTTTAGATGATGTGAGAGACATTGTATCATCAGTTGATAAAAAGACGGAGAACGGAGTGAACGGAGAACGGAGTGAACTGAAAAGAGACTTGGAGAAGCTCTGTACGGCAGTGTTTAAAACAGCTAAATTCAAACCACGACTAACACAGATGGTGAGCTGGTGTCTCATGGCTCTTTCCAAAACAGGACGTTTAATTCAAGTTGGTACTGGAGAGGGGAAGTCATGTATAGTGGCAATGTTTGCAGCTTTTCGGGCCATGAGAGGAGAAACAGTTGATATCATGTCCAGTTCATCAGTGCTTGCAGAAAGAGATTTGAATGAATGGAGAAacttttataaatgtttaaaaatcagTGTAGACTGCAACACCaataaaactgatgaaaacttaaaaaagtGCTATAAATGTCAGGTTGTTTATGGTACTGTAGAAGAGTTTGCTGGAGACTGGCTAAGGCACCACTTTGAAAGAATGGATATATTTGGACAAAGGAAATTTCAGTGTGCAATTGTGGATGAAGTGGACTCTTTAATGCTAGACAAGGGCCATCATGTGGTCTATTTAAGTAGTGACATGCCTGCATTGCAGCATCTCAACTCACTCCTGGCCTTCATATGGGCCACTGCTAATCAGTTCACTAAGATTGGCACAAATACTCTGGGACAAAAATATCCCTTTCATCAAGTTGTTCTTGAAAACATAAAGGGCAAAAATGttgatgagttcactgttcttcAAATAGCTGAGGACACAGGTTTACTGGCAAAGGGTTCAGTCAGTGATCTAAGAATAAACCCAGAGCTATTAACTGAAAAGTCTACAAGTGTTACTGTTGACCAGCTGGCTGTGTTCTTTGAGGTAGTTGAGAGGAGATTCCCATCATGTCAGTTTTCTCTGCACTGCATCAACAACAATGGAGAATTAGAAGAAGTGAACAAAagaccacagacaggaaatgaaggCAAACAGACAGTGTCATTGGTTTTAGTTAAAGGAGGCTTCTGTCAGTACATGTATTCTGACAGTAACAGTCTGCTGGAAGCTGCAGAAGCACAAATAAAACGTGCTCTTCATTTTACACCATGTGAACTGAGCTATGCTAAAAGTAGATGCTACGTTCCAGGCTTCCTCTCAGATCTGGTGAACTCTAAGCTCAAAGTTTGGATTGAAAATGCATTCCATGCACAAACCATGAAAAAGGACCATGAATACATCATAGAGACACATGGAATAGTGCCCGTAGACTTCAGCTGTACAGGTGTTGttgaaaacaacatgaaatggTCAGATGGACTCCAACAGTTTCTTGAAATGAAACATGAGTCTAAGTTGAGTGACATGACAGCCATCACAAACTACATGTCCAATGTTGGTTTGCTTCAGAAGTATGGACATCAGATCTATGGACTGTCTGGGACTCTTGGTCAACAAGCAGAGACTGAGACTTTACAGAAAATCTATAAAGGCATCAAAACCTGTCAGATCCCTTCATTCAAACGCAGAAAGCTCTTTGAGGTTGAAGGCTTGGTCCTAGATGATGAAaaagaatggagaaaaaaagtctgtgatGTTGTTGCTGCACAAATCAAACCTACAAGTTACAGAGGCCAAAGAGCTGTGCTGGTCATCTGTGAGACCATCGAAAGAGCAAAACTTCTCCATGATGCTCTAGGAGGTAAAGCCCCCAACAAAAAGCTttacataaacaacaacatggacaacaGTGCAGTCACTGACCAGACGCTCGATTCAGCTGTAGTCATCATAGCAACAAACCTCGCAGGACGTGGAACAGACCTCAAGGTTTCTGACTCAGTAAAGTCAGCTGGAGGTTTGTTTGTCGTGCAAACTTTCCTTCCCAAGAATGCTCGTGTGGAGGCACAGGCTTTTGGTCGCACTGCAAGACAAGGATCTCCTGGATCTGCCCAACTCATTGTCTGTTCCAGTCATCTGCCAGAACCACTTCAACTGCTGGTTTTGATGAAGAAGGTTCAATCTTTATTGGAAACTTTGACAGATTTTTCTCCACTTCACCGAGCTCAGTTTGTGATGCTGTTGAGGTTGTTTCAAAAAGGCCACATTGATGAAAAGACTGAAGAAATGTCTTTGacactgtcacatattttaACTGAAAATTCCAAGTCAGAAATAAAGATTGTTAAACAGGTCAGAGACAACTCGGTGGCTAAACAACTATCTAGTTATTTGGAGTGTGACACCCCAAATttaaagaagaaggaagagctCTTCAGTCGGTATCTGAATATATTAGATGATGTTTACAAAAGCAGTAACAACAAGCCAGCAGCTTCTGATTTGTTGGCGCTGAATGAATTTTGGGGAATGTGGCTCCTCACACATTTCAATGTGAAATACTCGGTAGAAGAGTTGAAAACAAGACTGAATGGAGACCTGCATGAAGCCAGGAAAAAACTCAGTCAGAGAGAATCACCCTCATCAAACCTGTACCACTACACTGCTTTTGGAAATGAACTTCGTCAAAATGGAAATCTTGGAGAGAGCATCAAGATGTACAGTAAAGCCATAGAGAAGGACAAGTGTTGGGCAGCAATTGCATATTACAACCGTGCTTTTGCAGCTTTGACCCAACAAAACAGACGTCAGGATCCAGCCTGCCTTGATCGAGCTCTGGAAGATTTACAAAATGCATCAAGATCTGTAGAGCTTTACTGTGAACAACTTGAGGTCACTCATAGATACTCAACACAAACCAATGACCTCTCCAATGACTCAGTCACAAGGTTTGACAACCACATCATAGCCAGATACACAGTGCTGATGAGTTTCAAGGAGAATATTAGTGAGGCCATAAAGAAGGTAGACAGGGCTAGAGACATAGGTGGGAATGTAAAAGTAGAGGAAAGTGATGTCTACTTCCTGGTTCCATTAGTGTATCTCTTGCCTTTGGCAGTCCTTTCAACAGAATCAGTGCGTGTGGTCTGCTCTAGAGACCCTCTGAAGACCTACCAACTCATAAGCCATCCatcatttgacattttcattgAACTGAAGTGTCTAAAGTCTCTGGGCCTGACTCATGTTTATACTTTAGACACACTGTTCTCTCTAGGTGGCTTTTTTTCAAAGATAG GATCTTTGTACGCCATCGAGTAG